The genomic interval AAAACTGATTTATTATaggatatattttatttatactcTGAAGCCCCCACTGAAAATCATCTTAGACAGCGGCACTGTGGCGAAAGCTTTCTTACGCACTCTCCCCACAATCGCAATAGTTGAATGAATGCTACGCGGCGGCAACTTCAGGCGCCGCCAACTGCCGCCTCGCGTCAActtcatatgtaaatattggCCCGAATGCCGAGCGTCGAGCGTCGAGCGGGAGCGAGAGCGCCACGCGGCACACAGCGCCGTCGCAGGGAGCACGGCCACCCCGTGGAGGCGCCACGTGCGAGCGGAGAGCAGAGAGCAGAGAGCAGAGCACAGCATAGCAGAGGCAATCTGGCCAGCGGGCAATACATTTGACCAAGCAGCTTTGTCGCGTGCGGGCGTGTTGTCGGGCCGGAAAATGCGCGCGTAAACTGATAAAAAGCAGAAAGCACAAAGATtagaattaaaacaaaaaagtgacaaaaataaaaataaaaataaaagtaaataataaaagaaaaaacagagTAAATAAAACGAAGTGGAGCCAGAGCTGACGAGCCTGGTCAAGCTGGGCAAGAGCAATGTGTTGATGAAGTGAGTAAAATGGCCAAAACGGAAAGCCAAGCACAAAGCTAATTAACAGCCGGccctaaaaataaattaataatatgcaacagctgcgAATGCAGTTCAAATTgaatcaacacacacacacacacacacacacacgcacacacgcacacacacacgcacacacacacttcacacgctgcgactgcggctgtggctgtggcccAGATCAGCTCCGATTGCTGCGGGTCTTAGCCACACAGTTTCGCCTTTTGTTTGGCTGCATCGTCGCTTGTTAAATCAATAGAAAAACTCGCTACgcgctgtgtgtgcgtggcttTAACCAAACTGCggcattgctcatacgccgcgttgttAGCTTTTAGCAAGAATATAACTAGCCTGACTTGGCTTTGGCTCGGCGACAGCAACTGCTAAGTAATTGCGTGCACAACTTTTGCCCGCAAGTTCACAagtttcttctctttttattttttctgcttttttttttttattttttgtgtgccaAACTGCAGGCAATGCTCGCGCAATTTGGCTAAAAGCCGTCGCCATCGTCGCCCTTAGGTAGGTCAAAAGGCGCAGCCACAACCGCACAGCAACAGTCATGCGGCTGGAAGCTTGCCCCAGTCTGCGGCGGAAACCAAGTCAGgaataacaagaacaacaaacaactaTGAGCCAAATAGAGCAGTCGAAAGTCAAATTCATTAAGCTtaggcgtgggcgtggccattCATATAGGCGTAGGCCgtagcagagcagcagcaacaacaagcacaaaaaaacagaaaggaGTAAACACGCcaggctgcggctgcggctgcagcttCATCTGTCCCATTTTTCTACTatatgatgttgttgttgttgttgttgctatttatcgatttttgtcACTTGACTTGAGCGGGCCAAAACGCTGCGCCGGCTAATAAGGCTCAGTGGgtcagcggcggcggcagcagcagcaacttgaAGTGCGTAAGAAGCAACAGTGGCCAGcggcaataaaatgaaaatgaaaatgagaatgtgaatgtgaaaactggcacagcagcagcagttggagcCGCAGCTGGAGCAGGCCGTAATTTGTGACATATAAAAATAGCAGACCCTACACGCACAAGCAACAAATCCaccccacatacacacacacacacacacacacacagaagcagACGCATTGTAAACTTCAAACGCGCTTGGCCTACTTTTTGTGCAACGGGCTGGGATGCCACAGTCCACGCTGTCGTCCACGCCATGGTACTCGCCTTCAGTTCCGGCCCCCGGCCCACTTGCGTGCTCGTCAACCGCAGCCAAGCTAAATGAAGCACATTGCCTGGGCAATGGGGCCAGCAGGTCTGCAAACAAATGACCAAAAGCTAAAGCAAACCAGCCGGAGCAGTCGGTAAAACGGCCAACGGACAGCGGACAGCGGACAGCGGACAGCGGACAAAGGCCAGCGGCTACAATGCCAGCCAAACAGGCGCGCGCGTTAATCATACGCCCCGTGCGCCAATCCGTGCCTGGCTGAACGCAAAGTCAATCAGCGTTGAATGGCAAGCGTTGCGCAGCGtcataaacacaaaaaattgATGGCATCATGCCACCGTTCAGCTGCAACTCGTTAGCAGCCCATAGAGATGAGCCTCATGACCAGGGCCAACTGTGGAAACTCTCTGACTGTTGGAGTTAGTAGTTAGTGTATTTTGTGCTCATTTTGAATAATTGTTTACGATTTTAAAAGTCTGCCAGCTTCAATTCCGAAGTcatagattttaaaaaatattgatgTGAAGCTTATAAACATAAACCATCtgttataatttaaaaatattttttatagttatTTTATTCAGTTATGcgtgttatatatattattgatatatTACATTATTCTTAAAAGGTTTTATTTGTCCCTGTTATCAAAATCTTGccttaaaaccaaaaaaactATTCATATCAAATTCAAGTAAATTTCTTTCAAATTAGCAAAGGAAAATGTTGcttaacttaaaaaaataatttacccaaataaatattcgactaaatattctattatattttttatgtatatatttttaagaatttgttctttttacttttaatttaatttaagtgcaTTTAATAAATCTTCTGTTTAGTTCTAGAAGTTTTGTAATGCATATACAAAAGTGCGCCTGCTTTTTAGTTATTAGAACTATTAGCATATGACTAGAAAACTTAGTTAACTACTTAAATACCTATTAAAATTCCTAACGCTCAATTATGGTTCATCTCTAGACGCGTCGCATTATGATTAGAAAGCACAGCAAAGTTTTGCTTCGAATTCTGCTCCAATTCGGTCCCAAAaccgacaacaaaaacacacacaacacacacacatgtgtatatgtaagtTGCCGTTTATTGGTAGCTTATTCGAATTACCGTTGACTGCAATTTGTttctgtctatgtgtgtgtgagtgtgagtgtgcgtgtgcgtgtgtgtgtgtggcgcatAGGAGTACAGAGTAGTCCGTACTAAAGCCCGCTAACTTGTCGCGTACACCGACAGTTTTTCTCATTTTCCAAATTAATTGCCCGCCAAAAGGGGGAGGGAGGCGAGTAGCTGGTATGTTGCGTCGCAGTTGAATGTCAAACATGCGTCGCACGTGAACGGCGGGCAAAATCCATTTGCTCCACATAAGCGAGAGTGCGCgcgtttgcgtgtgtgtgtgtgtgttgatgtAGGTGTAGGTGTAGGTGTGCGCccgtgcgagtgtgtgcatgtaaaTTACGAAATCGTGCAAAAAAGGTGCCATTAAAAAAGGCGCTCAAACACGCGGCTGCctaagcaacagcaacgcacaaaaaataaaataaataaactaaatatgaaaaaaaaataataaaaagaaataaaaaaaaaatcgagaAGCAGTCGTTGGCCGCCGTCTGCTCTGGACAGCAATTGGAATACACGTTTCACACACCGCGCACACGGCATTGCGTATACGtgcgttgcgtatacgtagCGTGCGCCGCGCCGCACCGCGCTGCCAGCACTTAAAGTATTTCTCCAATAATTGCAGACGTCTTGCGGGCTGCGTGCGGCTGTAGTCGATAATGTTGTTGGCGTCGACGGTGCCAGGAGCCGTTATCCGGCCAGGCCATAATCATTATTTGAATGCGGTGAAGGTGAATGAATCCAATAACTGCAATATGTACAATAAATATACGTAAGTGAAAACGActaaggcaacaacaaccagcaaTCAGCAATCCGTAACCAGCAACCagcaaccagcaacaacaacattgccCAACAGCACCACCAGCGGTCATGTTAGCAGCAAGCTCGAGCGGCGCCACAGTTAACCCCACAAGTACAGCATTTACTGGAGCAGTAGAAAAAGcgggagcaacagcagcatcagcagcagcagcagcagcagcaggagcagctggTCTTAGAGCGGCGTCATGGTGTTGAGCACCGAATGGTCGCAGGTGGAGGTTATCGATTTGATCAATGATGGCAACGGCTTGGGCTTTATATTGGTGGGCGGTCGCAGCACGGGCGTGGTCATTAAGGCGCTGACACCGGGCGGCGTCGCTGAGCGTGATCAGCGTTTGCAGGTGGGCGATCATCTGCTGCAGATTGGCGATGTAAATCTACGTGGCTTCAGCTCGGAGCAGGTGGCCACAGTTCTTCGTCAGACCGGAGCTCAGGTGCGTCTGATTGTGGCACGGCCGGTGGAGCCGACGGCCATCGATTATCATACGCTGGCCAGTCATGCGCCCATTATACCAACTAAGCTCCTCTCCGACCCGGAAGAACTGTCGCGgcatttatttcaaaatccGAGCTTGGCTACGGCAACCACTCCACTGGATGTCGGTAGTCTGGTTGGCCTGGTCACTGGCGCCCCGGCTGGCGATACAGCCGATCAGGGCAATGTGTCAGCGCTTGTGCCCCTGACCCTGCCCTTGCCCCTGTCCTTGCCACTGTCCTTGCCCTTGCCCGcaattgccgccgccgccgccgccgcagccgtACCCGATACAGAACTGGCCGATCTACCGCTGCCGCCCATACCTACTAATCCGAGCAGCAGCTCGGATAGCAACCGGTGTCTGCAGGATGTGGATATTGTGCCCTATTCAATACTGTCACCACCTCCGACCACTGCGCACCTGACCGCACGACAGtcgctgcaattgccattgGGCCCGCGCTGGCTGGATGATGATGACAATGatgatggcgatggcgatggcgatggcgatggcgatggcgatggcgacggCGAGGAGGAGGTGGAGGTGGAGATGGCGCACACGGATGGCACTGTGATAGCCGGCAAAAAGTTGGCAACGACaatggcgacggcgacggcgacggcaacgcCCAATGCCGATGATGGCGACTGTTGCTCTCTGGGCTCCGAGTCACCCTCCACATACGCGGACTCACCCGAAACCGAAACGTATATCGTGGAGCTGCACAAGAATGTCTACGGCTTGGGTATTACCGTGGCCGGGTACGTGTGCGAGGAGGAGGATTTGTCTGGCATATTTGTAAAGAGCATCATTGAGGGCAGTGCCGCCGAGATGAGCGGCCAGATTCAGATCAACGATCGCATTGTGGCCGTCGATGGTCGCACTCTTTCGGGCGTGACCAATCATCAAGCTGTGGAGTTGCTGCGCAATACGGACATTGAGGTGCATCTGACGTTGGAGCGTTTCCTGCGCGGTCGCAAGTATGAGCATCTGCAGGTGGCGCTCACGGAGATGAAGGTCGGCCCGGGTGCCAACGATGGCGACGCCCAGTCACAGCTCTCGATGCCCGGCTCGCCCTCCATAGCGACGCTCAGCTGGCTACCGCCAAAATCCGCTGATGCGGACTCCGTTGTCACCGATGCTGGCGACAATCAACTGTTGGTGGATTTTCCAGAGCTGCCCTCGCGGGACACCGTGGATTCGAATCTGTCGCATATGCTGGATCGCAGCGACCACAGTGCTCCACATCTGACcaacggcaatggcaatggccatGGGCATGATCATGACAGCGGCAATGACACCGACGAGCAGTGTCCAGAGCCGGATCAGGAACTGGAGCCGGAGCTGATGGCTGGCGCTGCAGCCGTTGCCCAGCCGGAACATGGCAAGACGCCCACAAATGAGTTGAATACGCccacggccacgcccacaccgcCCGTAGCCATGCCGCCGAAATTGTCCAGCCCCAGCACCAACTCGCTGCGGGCGGCCTGGAAAAGTGAGTTTCCCGACAGTGAAATTTTAGTTgccgaaataaataaactttcaGGTCTAGGGATCAGCCTCGAGGGCACCGTCGACGTCGAGTGCGGCATTGAGAAGCGTCCGCATCATTACATACGATCGATACTCGAGGACGGTCCCGTCGGCAGGCAGGGCATACTGCGGCCGGGCGACGAGCTGCTCCAGGTCAACGAGCACAAGCTGCAGGGCCTGCGTCACATCGATGTGGTCAAGATACTCAAGGAGTTGCCGACTAGCGTGAAGCTGGTCTGTGCTCGCGGCACCCGTGCGCCCTGCATTATCAATACCTCGCGGAATGTGGAGGCCTTCGAGTCGCGCAGCCTGCTGCCCGGCGGTCATCAGAGCCTGCAGAATCTGCTGAGCAAGGCGCAATCGGAGAGCTCCCTATACACATCCAGCTCGACGACGCTGACGGAATCAGCAACCGCCGCGGCAGCTGttgacgtcgccgtcgccggcGCCGGGGCCGGAGCAGCAACGCAACGTTCCAAATCTTTGGAGAATGTGTCCGGACTGGCGCTGTGGAGCTGCGAGGTGACAGTCGTGGAGATTGACAAGTCAGAGCAAGGCTTCGGCTTCTCCATACTCGACTATCAGGATCCGCTTGATGCGGAGAGCAGTGTTATTGTGATACGTGGCCTGATACGCGGTGGTGCTGCGGAGGCAACCAACCAGATCTTTCCGGGTGATCGTCTTATCAGCGTTGGCGACTATGTGCTCCAAGGTCTCGACCTCGACGATGCGGTGGCCATACTGAAGGCCATGCCGCCGGGCACAACGCGTCTCGGCATTTGCCGCCCACTCTCCACCTcggacagcaacagcaacatggcCTCGCCCATTGGCGATTCGGCGAGCAGCACATAGTGCCGGGCAGGGCCACAGCCGGAGCGCCCGCTTCCAATGCGTGAGTATAAAAAAcgtatatattttgatatgtTCATATGCCTAAGCAATTTAGATCTTACTTTCTACTCTAAATGTCAAGCGATATCAAAGAACTTAAGTCGATTCAATAGTTCCATGTCAATAAGGTATATGGGCAAGCTGGTTCAAAGCTCAATGCGGATTAATTATACCCTAATTAtacggaccactatatcatataggtgccataaaAAAGATCGGCGtaaaagtaggttcttgtaGGAAAAACCTTTTCACTTTATCAATCAATCtttttgtatttcaagatatctttatctTCTTAGATATGAGCAAAGCATATTGAATATTATGAAAAATTTcgttctgcaagggtattaaatcatcgtcgtgccgaagatagccgtTCTTTCTGGTTTAtctattaaatttattgcaaatgTAGGATAATGTTAAATACTATCTACTACTATATATCGTCTGTCTATACtatcgtctgtctgtccgtcttaccgtccgtatgtatgaacgtaaggatctcagaatctcaaggtgctcctagtgcctgcgcaggtcgagtttgtttccgataatcgatagcttactccgtttccaagcaatcgataaaaatctatattgaTATCcggttttttgggcaattttggtaaataataagagctagagtccccaaacttgacacatAGCttccaaaatataatatatacatttgtatctcctagtcgggagctcccgactagaacctcttacttatttttcttttacaacaattaattttctttgtaCAATAATCAATCTAAAATTTAGCATATTGTCCTTTGACAAAGTCAGTGAAATCATCAATTTTCAAGCACAGctatttttgtataccctgtactcataTAAACAGATAGAATGGTATTATGCAATTGTCTAAGCTTATGCAACAGTCAGAAAAAAAACActgtaaagtatatataaaacaatttttttattatcaacaaaaaaattcatatttattaagtattttttgcttttgcgccAGATTCGGTTTTGACACGGTCCACTTcagaataaaattatttaaaaagaaaataaataactttgcTAAGCAAATATTAATGCTTACTCAcgttcatacaaaaatataaaataaagtagATTAAATGTAAATCAGGCTtggaaacaaaaaacaataatataaatcaattaaaaataaacaaaataaataccaCATATAAGTGCATGTGGCTTATGTTTTATCTGAATGcgttaaaacaattaaatctGTTTGCAATCACATAAATAtccaaaattaatattattattgaaaaaaatcaaatttaaagtAAAAAACTTAAGCTGAAACGTTAAAACTTAAAGGCCTTTTCTGAGTCGTGCGAATAAAACCTTTTAAgaatgtttaatttttgttttgttttttcaagccAAGTTAAAAGTTTGACAGAGAAACGAGAATTGTAATAGGCAGCTCTGCCAAAATTAATCGTCCGCGTGTTGCACCTGTTGC from Drosophila virilis strain 15010-1051.87 chromosome 2, Dvir_AGI_RSII-ME, whole genome shotgun sequence carries:
- the LOC6632907 gene encoding patj homolog isoform X2, translating into MVLSTEWSQVEVIDLINDGNGLGFILVGGRSTGVVIKALTPGGVAERDQRLQVGDHLLQIGDVNLRGFSSEQVATVLRQTGAQVRLIVARPVEPTAIDYHTLASHAPIIPTKLLSDPEELSRHLFQNPSLATATTPLDVGSLVGLVTGAPAGDTADQGNVSALVPLTLPLPLSLPLSLPLPAIAAAAAAAAVPDTELADLPLPPIPTNPSSSSDSNRCLQDVDIVPYSILSPPPTTAHLTARQSLQLPLGPRWLDDDDNDDGDGDGDGDGDGDGDGEEEVEVEMAHTDGTVIAGKKLATTMATATATATPNADDGDCCSLGSESPSTYADSPETETYIVELHKNVYGLGITVAGYVCEEEDLSGIFVKSIIEGSAAEMSGQIQINDRIVAVDGRTLSGVTNHQAVELLRNTDIEVHLTLERFLRGRKYEHLQVALTEMKVGPGANDGDAQSQLSMPGSPSIATLSWLPPKSADADSVVTDAGDNQLLVDFPELPSRDTVDSNLSHMLDRSDHSAPHLTNGNGNGHGHDHDSGNDTDEQCPEPDQELEPELMAGAAAVAQPEHGKTPTNELNTPTATPTPPVAMPPKLSSPSTNSLRAAWKSLGISLEGTVDVECGIEKRPHHYIRSILEDGPVGRQGILRPGDELLQVNEHKLQGLRHIDVVKILKELPTSVKLVCARGTRAPCIINTSRNVEAFESRSLLPGGHQSLQNLLSKAQSESSLYTSSSTTLTESATAAAAVDVAVAGAGAGAATQRSKSLENVSGLALWSCEVTVVEIDKSEQGFGFSILDYQDPLDAESSVIVIRGLIRGGAAEATNQIFPGDRLISVGDYVLQGLDLDDAVAILKAMPPGTTRLGICRPLSTSDSNSNMASPIGDSASST
- the LOC6632907 gene encoding patj homolog isoform X1 produces the protein MVLSTEWSQVEVIDLINDGNGLGFILVGGRSTGVVIKALTPGGVAERDQRLQVGDHLLQIGDVNLRGFSSEQVATVLRQTGAQVRLIVARPVEPTAIDYHTLASHAPIIPTKLLSDPEELSRHLFQNPSLATATTPLDVGSLVGLVTGAPAGDTADQGNVSALVPLTLPLPLSLPLSLPLPAIAAAAAAAAVPDTELADLPLPPIPTNPSSSSDSNRCLQDVDIVPYSILSPPPTTAHLTARQSLQLPLGPRWLDDDDNDDGDGDGDGDGDGDGDGEEEVEVEMAHTDGTVIAGKKLATTMATATATATPNADDGDCCSLGSESPSTYADSPETETYIVELHKNVYGLGITVAGYVCEEEDLSGIFVKSIIEGSAAEMSGQIQINDRIVAVDGRTLSGVTNHQAVELLRNTDIEVHLTLERFLRGRKYEHLQVALTEMKVGPGANDGDAQSQLSMPGSPSIATLSWLPPKSADADSVVTDAGDNQLLVDFPELPSRDTVDSNLSHMLDRSDHSAPHLTNGNGNGHGHDHDSGNDTDEQCPEPDQELEPELMAGAAAVAQPEHGKTPTNELNTPTATPTPPVAMPPKLSSPSTNSLRAAWKSEFPDSEILVAEINKLSGLGISLEGTVDVECGIEKRPHHYIRSILEDGPVGRQGILRPGDELLQVNEHKLQGLRHIDVVKILKELPTSVKLVCARGTRAPCIINTSRNVEAFESRSLLPGGHQSLQNLLSKAQSESSLYTSSSTTLTESATAAAAVDVAVAGAGAGAATQRSKSLENVSGLALWSCEVTVVEIDKSEQGFGFSILDYQDPLDAESSVIVIRGLIRGGAAEATNQIFPGDRLISVGDYVLQGLDLDDAVAILKAMPPGTTRLGICRPLSTSDSNSNMASPIGDSASST